The Labilibaculum sp. sequence CTTCTAAACTTATCTGATTTGACATCAAATTATCGGGATGATGTTAAAAATGATTATACCAATAGTCTTTTTAATTTAGATTATACAAATCCATTATCAGAAAATACAAAATTAGAAATGGGCTTGGAGCTTAGAATTAACGATACAGAAAATTCAAAAGCCAGTAATCAGCACGAATTTGTATATGATAATTTGGGAAATAAAATTCCTGATGGAGCTTGGTTTGAAACCGTTCTAAAGCCCAATTCTGCATTTACATACGATAGGAACATTTATTCGGGATATGTTAATTTAAATCAAAAGTTGAATAAATTCTCAATGCAGCTGGGTGCTAGAATAGAGCAGTACGAAGTAGATGGAAAGTTTAGTAAAGGAGATGAAAGTGCTAAGTATACAGATAGTAAATTTACAGTTTACCCATCCGTTTTTTTCACCTTTGCACCCAGCGAAAAAAATCAATTTCAGTTGAGTTATAGCCGCAGGGTCGACAGACCATCCATACAGCAGGTTAACCCAATTAGAGAATGGAGTACGCCTCTGATTAGTTCTTTTGGTAACCCTAATTTAAATCCTCAGTTTACAAATTCGTTCGAATTTAATTACACAAAAGGTCTTGAGAAAGGTTCTGTTACTTTGGGTACATTCTATAGACGTGTTACTGATAATATTTCCAGAGTTCTAAATAAGGATCCTTTGGATGTTGAAAAGGTGGAGATGTCGTATTACAACACCGATAGTAACGATCGTTATGGAATAGAATTATCGGCAAATTATCAATTCTTTAAATGGTGGTCGATGAATGCAAGTTCCGATTTGTATATTCAGAAAGAAACCGGTGTTTCAAATGGAGAGAACCTTGAGATTACCAACAGTTCCTTCAATGCCCGGGTGTCCAATAGCTTTACGGCTACTAAAAAATTGAAATTTCAGTTGTTCGCAATGTACCGCGGAGGTGGCGAAGATTTACAATTTAAAGTGGATCCAATGTGGATGATCAATACAGGAGCAAGTTATACGGTGCTGAAAGGAAAAGGAACACTAACCTTTAGAGTAAACGATATTTTTGAAGGAATGAAGTTTAAGTTTGATTCAAAAGTACCTTACAACCAGGAAGGAGAGTTCCATTGGGAAAGCCGGACTGCATACCTGGGCTTCTCGTACCAATTTGGCAGTGGGAAGAACAAGGCCAAAAGAAGAAAGCAAAGAGATAGTCGCGAAACACAAGGTGGCGGTGGATTTATGTAAGCCTTATCCCCACATGGAAAATAAAAACTTTGCCTAAATTATGAAAAGGATAGTATTTAAAGCTATCCTTTTTTTTTTATAAAATCTAAATTCTTAGTAAGTCTTCCTACCTTCGGGCAGTAGCACGAACAAAGAATATTCTATGAATTTACCATCAGTTAATTTAATCTACTTTTCTCCAACAGGAACAAGTAGAAAAGTAGTTAAAGCCATTGGACAGGGATTGGAAGCAAAACAAATCAATGAGTTTGATATTACACAAACCAATTTTAAGGATAAGAATTTTGGTAACGAATTAACCATTATTGGTGTACCTGTTTACAAAGGACGTTTGCCCGTTGAAGTAATTTCACGATTGAAAAAATTTAAAGCTGAAAATACACCCGTGGTTTTAGTCGCGGTTTATGGAAACAGAGATTTCGATGAGGCTCTGCTTGAGTTAAAAGATGTAAGTACAGCATTAGGTTTTACACCTGTAGCCGCAGCCACTTTTATCGGAGAGCATTCTTACTCAATCAAAAGTAAACCCATAGCAAAAAATCGTCCTGATGAGACCGATCTTCTAAAAGCAAAACAATTTGCGGGAGAGATTTTGGCGAAATTGGAGAAGAACGAAGGTGCAGAATTAGCTGTTTCTGGTAATTATCCGTACAAAGAATTGCCAAATGCACCGGTAATGTCACCAAGAACCATTGACGTAAAATGTACGTTGTGCAGTGTTTGTGCCGATGTTTGTCCGGTTGATGTTATTGAGGTAAACAAAGCAGTAATTACAAATGCAGAGGCTTGTATTTGGTGTTGTGCATGTGTTAAAGCCTGCCCGGAGGATGCCCGGATTTTTGATACACCGCTTATCAATCAGATCACAAATAATCTCTTCGAAAACTGTTCGGAACGCAAAGAACCCGTGTTTTTTATCTAAAAAACTCTGAAAAGAATAGAAAGGATAGCAGATTTGCTGTCCTTTTTTTATTCGTTTGTCCCTCCGGATTAGAATTTTTACCTCTAAAATTTTATTTGGATTACAAATCTGTAGTTGTCCCGGGTTGTTTTCCCTTTTAAGTTACGGATTGCAGAACGATTGCTGATGTTATTGCTATATCAGAAGATGAAACAATATAGTTTGCGTAATAAATGGCCTTGTCAGATGAATAAATCAAACTATTTGCTGAAATCCTTAACATTTCAGATGAAAATCCAATGCAATCAGATGACAGCTGATCCATTCATTTCATAATCTGAAGTAATCATTTATTCATCTGATGATGTGATTTAATAAAATGAATGTATAATATTTCAGCTGAGAAATCTAATTAGTAAGCGTTAGCAAATAATTATTAGGCTGGATGTATGAAAATGGAGTAAGATCAGACTTTTTTTGTATTGTAAGTATTCATTTAGCTCTGAGAGCTGTTGTTTTTCTTGTTGTTATAGTATTCAGCATTGCGTTTGCAGTGGTGTTCACTTTGGTAAGCCTTTAAGATCCCGGGCTTATCCCGAAAAACAAATTTACCATAGCGTCGGATTTCATCAACCACTTGTTTAAGCAGAGTGAAGGCTTTGTTCCGGATTAGCAGCATCTCGTCCGGAATGTACATCTTGCTGTCTTTTATGGCCAGTAAATTACTTATTCGTTCATATTCTTCGGTGGCCTTGTCGCACAGGCTTAAATCGAAGTTGATGGCTTGCAGTGCTTCAACATTGCTTTTTCCCAGTCGGGCCAATAGAGCCAAATCGAAAATGATACTGGCCAGCGAATTGCCTTTTTTAATATCTCTGATTTTTTTCAGCAGATCTTTATCATTTCTAAAAGCAAACTGCATGTTGTCAATCAGGTATTTGCGCAGCTTTAGCAGGGCGGGAGTTTCGGCTTTAAAGTTGGTCATTGCCTGTTTCTTTTCACCTGTCAGTTCCACCCAGTTTAGCTGTGCACGGCTCAGAGCCTTGGTGCGGGTATGCAGTTTATCAATTAAACCGACGGGCATATTTACGGCAGAAAGTTTCGGCAGATCTTCTGTTGCACGTGTGTGCAGCCGTTCGGCTTCATAGATGTAAATTTCGAATGGCATGTCGCAATGCTTTATGTTTTCATTTGCTATGGCATTGATTTCATCCAGTAGAATTTCTAAATCTGATTGATCTGACATGGTATAATAGAATATGAGGTTTTGCATCTAAAAAAAACAGCTTGAATTTACCAATAATTTTTAGATTCCTCCAATGTTTGTCTGGCAATTATGTTGTTTGCAATAACTCTGTTGTTTGGGATCTGGCTGAGTTTAGAATTTTTAATTTCATTTTGGAGGAAATATTAGGTGCAGAACCACAGATTTGTAATTTAGGAACTTGCTTAGTCAATTATTAGAATCCACTGATAAACACACAGCCATAAAAAAAGAATTTATTATATTTATTGTTCTGTAAGATGAAGAGTATCTGTTTACAATCAAACCTTGTTTATTTTACTTTAAACCTTAAAAATACGAACGCATGAAAAAATTAGTCGCAGAATTTATAGGAACCCTATGGTTGGTTCTGGGTGGATGTGGAAGTGCTGTTTTGGCGGCCGCATATCCCGAATTGGGAATTGGATTTGTTGGTGTGGCAATTGCTTTTGGATTAACTGTGCTTACCATGGTCTATGCAATTGGGCATATTTCTGGTTGTCACCTAAATCCGGCAGTATCTATTGGTCTTTGGGCTGGCGGACGTTTCGAACTGAAAGATCTGGGGCCTTATATTGTGGCTCAGGTATTGGGAGGAATTGCCGGAGCTGGAATTTTGTATATGATTGCAAGTGGAAAAGCTGGTTTTGATATGGGAGGTTTTGCTGCGAACGGATATGGCGAGCACTCGCCCGGCGGATACGGCATGTTGGCAGCTTTGGTGAGCGAAGTGGTTATGACCTTTATGTTTTTACTGATTATTTTAGGAGCAACACACTCAAAAGCACCAGCTGGTTTTGCAGGATTGGCAATTGGTCTGGGGTTGACTCTGATTCATTTAATCAGCATACCGGTAACAAATACATCAGTGAATCCGGCGCGAAGTACAAGTCAGGCACTTTTTGTTGGCGATTGGGCTTTGGATCAATTGTGGTTGTTCTGGCTGGCGCCGATTGCAGGTGCAATTTTGGCGGGCTTGGTATACAAGTACATGTCTCCCGAAAAGGAGTAATTTTATAAAATAATATTAAACAGCATGTTCCGGTTGTTTTTATCTTCCGGGAGCATGCTGTTTATTTGTGTTCTCTATATTTTCATGAATGATTTGATGAAACGAGCCATGAGAAGACTTTTCTCACAGACGAGGATGACTAGGTTGGCGAGTTCTCCCGAAACAAGTTCGGGACAGACTATGTGGTAATAAAAAACAAATTCAGACACATGAAACGTCCATGACGAGGATGTTTTGACACACAGGGGGATGATTATTCCAGCATGGTAATCCCGAAAGCTTTCGGGACCATCTGACAAAACCTTAAAATTATAAACAGATGAAAAAACTTCTATTCACAGTTTTACTCTTTGTTGTTGGAGGAGTTGGTTTTGCACAAACATTTCCTGAGCAATTAACCGATGCCGCCTTGCAACTAACCCAGCAAAGAGTTATTTACGATCCCAGCTATTTTTCAATTCCTTATCCAAATGGAGATATTCCTTCGGATAGAGGCGTTTGCACTGATGTTGTGATTCGTGCTTACCGAAAATTGGGAATCGATTTGCAGAAGGAGGTTCATGAGGATATGAAACGTCCATATCAGAGCGATTTTGACACACAGGGAGATGATTATATGGTAAGTTCCATCTGACCATAAAATAAAAATTATAAACAGATGAAAGCCAATTTTAGTTTGTATCCGGCTATTTGGGGTTTGAAACATACCGATACCAATATTGATCACCGAAGAGTACCCAACCTGATGAAATTTTTTGAGCGTAACGGACAGGAGAAACCATTAAGTCAAAATTCCATTGATTATTCTCCCCGCGATATTGTTTGCTGGAATTTAGGCGGTGCAATTACACACATTGGTATCGTAATTAATAAAAAATCCAGAGATGGCAAACGCTTCTTAATAGTGCACAACATTGGCTCTGGTCAGATAATTGAGGATTGTTTATTTGAATTTCCCATTATTGGGCATTGTACCTACTCCGATACAAACTAATTGCCTGTTGTTTTCCTTGTTTAGTCTTAGAAGTGGAAATTACAAGCTTCTTTTTTATTTTGCATATTCATTTTCCTGCATAGAATACTTCTGAAATCCTCTGATACTGGTGTTTTGTATTTTAAATGTTAATAAAAGTGAACGTTCATTCATTTTGTGAATTATTTATTTTATATTTGTTCTATCAAAATCAAAAAAGACTATTAAATCAGAATTTCCAATATGGCAATCAGAGAAAAAAGTAAGGAGAAACGGAATGCTTTGTTAAAAGCTACCTTGAATTTGGTGAACAATAACGGCTTTCATGATGCTCCAATGTCTAAAATAGCCAAGATGGCCAATGTGTCACCGGCAACTATTTACATTTATTTCGAAAACAAACAGGATCTGATCAATCAGCTTTATCTGGAACTGAAAGTATCATATACTAAGCAGGCATTCAAAGATTATTCTGAAAATATGCCCGTGAAAAAAGCCTTTGAATTTATCTGGTACAATATTGCTGACTATAAGTTGAAACAGGTTGAGGAAGCATGGTTTTTATCGCAGTGCGATAACACAATGATGA is a genomic window containing:
- a CDS encoding outer membrane beta-barrel family protein gives rise to the protein MRERILIIILMICSISSYAQADMGVEIKNGSLTGIVVDVKTKEPLPYVNVVIRDVNNKIITGGITDDKGTFIIKKITEGKNTVEIQYMGYKSYVRKFDFSSKISAHKLGTVELEEDTELLGEVTVRAELSSVTQKVDRKVINVGKDLTAAGATASEVLNNVQSVSVDSQTGTVSLRGNENVRILVDGKPTNISAAQLLQQIPSTSIKSIELITNPSAKYNPEGMSGIINIVLNKNANIGFNGNVNLGVTRGENTRANGSLDLNYKTGAVNFFLNFGANGGKRNNYGEVFRHPENADGEIILADDILQKFEFNSDNNSQLLKVGADIYLNDKNTLSFYTTQNFHDGLMNGTTKIFRADNLDNDSRLESNTSNTTGTYNLNYKIDFEKKGHSLEFESNFSKSDSPEDAVSEQLLNLSDLTSNYRDDVKNDYTNSLFNLDYTNPLSENTKLEMGLELRINDTENSKASNQHEFVYDNLGNKIPDGAWFETVLKPNSAFTYDRNIYSGYVNLNQKLNKFSMQLGARIEQYEVDGKFSKGDESAKYTDSKFTVYPSVFFTFAPSEKNQFQLSYSRRVDRPSIQQVNPIREWSTPLISSFGNPNLNPQFTNSFEFNYTKGLEKGSVTLGTFYRRVTDNISRVLNKDPLDVEKVEMSYYNTDSNDRYGIELSANYQFFKWWSMNASSDLYIQKETGVSNGENLEITNSSFNARVSNSFTATKKLKFQLFAMYRGGGEDLQFKVDPMWMINTGASYTVLKGKGTLTFRVNDIFEGMKFKFDSKVPYNQEGEFHWESRTAYLGFSYQFGSGKNKAKRRKQRDSRETQGGGGFM
- a CDS encoding EFR1 family ferrodoxin (N-terminal region resembles flavodoxins. C-terminal ferrodoxin region binds two 4Fe-4S clusters.), with translation MNLPSVNLIYFSPTGTSRKVVKAIGQGLEAKQINEFDITQTNFKDKNFGNELTIIGVPVYKGRLPVEVISRLKKFKAENTPVVLVAVYGNRDFDEALLELKDVSTALGFTPVAAATFIGEHSYSIKSKPIAKNRPDETDLLKAKQFAGEILAKLEKNEGAELAVSGNYPYKELPNAPVMSPRTIDVKCTLCSVCADVCPVDVIEVNKAVITNAEACIWCCACVKACPEDARIFDTPLINQITNNLFENCSERKEPVFFI
- the aqpZ gene encoding aquaporin Z; this translates as MKKLVAEFIGTLWLVLGGCGSAVLAAAYPELGIGFVGVAIAFGLTVLTMVYAIGHISGCHLNPAVSIGLWAGGRFELKDLGPYIVAQVLGGIAGAGILYMIASGKAGFDMGGFAANGYGEHSPGGYGMLAALVSEVVMTFMFLLIILGATHSKAPAGFAGLAIGLGLTLIHLISIPVTNTSVNPARSTSQALFVGDWALDQLWLFWLAPIAGAILAGLVYKYMSPEKE
- a CDS encoding TetR/AcrR family transcriptional regulator encodes the protein MAIREKSKEKRNALLKATLNLVNNNGFHDAPMSKIAKMANVSPATIYIYFENKQDLINQLYLELKVSYTKQAFKDYSENMPVKKAFEFIWYNIADYKLKQVEEAWFLSQCDNTMMIDEDSRQEGLKHLQPLLDLWEKGQKEGIIKDVSPYILYAYAINPLAFLMNMQKRGLYQINQESLKQAFQSAWDSIRI